CAAAGTCGGAGACCTTTTAAGTATTCCCTATCTTGGAACTCATACCATGCGCAAAACAGGAGCTTATATGGTATATGAACAAAGTCACTATAATATTGGACTTGTGATGAGTCTTTTAAATCATTCAAGTGAAGAAATGACTTTGAAGTACTTGGGTTTAGATCAAGTAAGTAAAGAAAAGATTCTGGATACTATCAATTTTGAATAAATAACAAAATTACATAAAACAAATATATTTAATTATAATATTGTTATTTTAGTTGATATTAGATATAATTAATTTACATCAAGAAAGAACACTTTTATACATTTGAAATGAATTAAGCAATGATGACATCACGATGAAGAGACCAATGCGGTGAGAAAGTATCATTGCTTTTTTTGTGCAATTTTACTTTCTCACAAATTTAAAATTATTGAGGAGGAAAATTTAATGAAGTTGGAAACTGTATTTGGATCAAGAAAATTAGGTGTCAAGTATGTAAAAGAGGGGGCTACCAAGGAAACTAGCGTTTCATTATCTAACTTGGCAAAAGAAGCCACTAATGACCAAGTGATGCAAGTAGTTAAAGCTTTAGACAAGTTAATTAACGGTGAAATTACTGCTGTTAACATGACTGAAGTAACTAATGGTAGCTTTTTAGAAGACTAATTTAAAGAGGAGGAATAAGAATGGCAACAAAAGTTTTAAAATTAACCTTTGTCAACGGTGAAGGCAAGAATACTAATCTTTCAATTGCTAACCCTAAGGTAGATTTACCTGAAGATACTGTAAAGGCTGCTATGGATGAAATCGTAGCAGCAGGTGCATTTATGAAAGATGGTGTAAACAAGTTTGTTGGTGTTGTTGGTGCGAAGTACTACACTACTCAATCTGACGCTATCTTTAGCAACAAAGCCGAATAATGTTGCTTGAGGGAGGGGAGAAATCCCTCCCTCTTTTTGTTTAGGAGAAGATGATGGATAAATATTTAGAATTAGTAAGCTATGCTCATCCAGTCTATCGAAAGTGTGAACTTTGTAAGAGAGTAAAAGATGTAGTTTATCGCTTGGATGTCAAACATGCAGACAGCTCTGCGATGCTAACGGGATCTTTAGACCTTTGCAAAGTTTGCTCTATAAACATGGGTGACATCATTAGAAAGGCTAAATAGATGACACAAGAAATCATGAAATATGTCTTAGAACAGGCGTCAGGCGTGGTTATTGCTCTTATGCTTATAATTCGTATTGAAAGTAAGCTAGATGGGCTAACAGCTGCAATCATGCGTCTTTCTGAGACTAAAAGCGAGGATCGTGTGTAGACACACGACCAATTTTTATATTTATGCAATTTAGAGAAATATGCGAAAAGTTCCTGGAAGATAAGGAATTAGAGGGGTGCGCTAAAGGTACGCTTCGAGAATATAGAAGTCGACTTGAAGAACTTGGAGATTATTTTAATCAAGAAAAGCTAAATTTTTTAACGTTAGAAAATACTGATATATCAACATTTGTTCATTTTTTAATTAAAAAAGGGCAAAAAAATCAAACAATAAAAAATAAATTATCGACGTTTAGCGTACTTATTAATTGGAGCGTCAAAGAGGGCTTACGTGAAAATCTAGATGTTAAGCAACACTATCCTAAAGTGGTTGTTCAAAAAATATCTAGACTAAGTGATGAAGAAATAAAAATTTTCACATCTTACATTGATGGCTTACAAGAAAATATCAGAGCTGCTTTTTACCTTATGATGGGCACTGGCTGTCGA
The Lactobacillus sp. PV012 DNA segment above includes these coding regions:
- a CDS encoding DUF2922 domain-containing protein is translated as MATKVLKLTFVNGEGKNTNLSIANPKVDLPEDTVKAAMDEIVAAGAFMKDGVNKFVGVVGAKYYTTQSDAIFSNKAE
- a CDS encoding YvrJ family protein is translated as MTQEIMKYVLEQASGVVIALMLIIRIESKLDGLTAAIMRLSETKSEDRV
- a CDS encoding tyrosine-type recombinase/integrase, coding for MQFREICEKFLEDKELEGCAKGTLREYRSRLEELGDYFNQEKLNFLTLENTDISTFVHFLIKKGQKNQTIKNKLSTFSVLINWSVKEGLRENLDVKQHYPKVVVQKISRLSDEEIKIFTSYIDGLQENIRAAFYLMMGTGCRVGEAAHLRPTDVTLRGKSVYIDIHEAKWGSDRCIPITEQVPAQVVWKYREELELDSRPLFRVSKRTLQWYATDFAKKTGIPFKCHLLRHTYAALLTEKGVPMTTTQVLLGHKSLSMTAHYANSAIADLKDISATI